GCCAGGTAGATATCCAATGATCCACATATGGAGACTCTGACTTGGAGCAAAGAAATGGATCGTGTTTCCCTCCGCTTCCTTCTCTCGATCACCAATGCCAGTGGCTTTCCATTTATGTTCAGATGAATCCCTCTACTGCAAATTTGTAGGATTTGCTCCCTTTCATATCAAAATTGTGATCGATCATTGGAGGTCTCTCCTTTTAAGAGCCGAGCAGATCGATGGATGCGTTCTTCCATGGCCTCGACTGCCGGCTGCGAGTGTCGGGCATGGTGGCCGACTCCATCATGATGGGGATCGTCAACTCCGCAATGGAGGACGCCTACAAGAAGAGCTGCACCGAGGAGGGCGACCTCGACAGGTTGATCGAGAAGTCGAGGTTCTGCGAGCTGGCCATCATGCAACTGGAATGGTGCTTGAAGTACCTGCAGGAGGAGATGGACAACGCGACCGTGGACAACGCCTGCGACCGCGAGAAGCTGTTCTGCGATCTGTTGGAGACGAGAGACCGCCTCGATAACAGGCTCGACGAGACCAAGCTCGCCATTGCAGAGAAGGACGTGGAGCTGGCCAGGAGAAAGGAAAGCGAGATAAAGCTGAGGCTGGCCTTGGAACTCAAAGGGGAAGAAGTGAGATCGTTGCATCATACGCTCGGGGCTGACAAAAGAGTGAAGAATGATGCATGCGATGGGTTTGCTTGCCGTGACGACGTGAACGAGGATGAGAGCGACGGCCATGTGTTTGATGAATTGGAGTGCTCCATGGGCAAACAGCTGCGGAAAATAAGAGGCAAATTGGAGCACGGGAGGCAGGCTTTGACCAACGTGATGCTCAACATGAGGAGTAGTCCTCGTGTTGGCGCTGCGAACCCCAACGCTGGGTTTGATATGGACAGCGGCGGGCTGAAGGCGTTGCATGAGCTGCACGACATGGCGCAGTTAACGCTGGACTTCAACGACATGGTCATCGACCTCGACATGCTCAAGGAAGAGGTTCGTTCTTCTTTCGAGATGATCGTGAGTTCGATTTCTGTGTTCAAAGCAACGACAGAAGAGCAGCGGTGGGCTTGGAATATGGAGAGGGAGATCGCTACCGTCATCATCAGAAGCTTTGTAAGGGATGTTCGATGTGAATGGGCTGCAAACCCTGATACGAATTTGTTATCGTTTATCGATGAGCTCGAGGCATTAGCCTCTCAGATCACCGTGCCATTAACGTCGTCAATTGATGTCATGGATCCGAAAGCTCAATGCAATCCTCTCTCAACAGTACCGGACATGGACGAGGTGGAAAAGGATGCATCTGTAGCAGGTAACAGTAGCCCTCCAAAGGGAGATAATCTCTATGGAGTTTCGCAAGGAGGAGCAGAAGATCATGTTGGTGGAATAGAAAGAAACGTTGAGCTGATTGATTCTGCTTTTCGAGCTGGGGAATTACACAATATGAATGATCTTTCCGAAAAAAGTCCACCAGGAAATTTTGTTGCTGACTTGACAAACTACCATGATTCCATTAGAACACAAAAAATTGATTCAGATAGGGAGATGATCACTAAAGTCATTTCAAGATTGGAAGGCATCATCAAAAGAGCAAAATCAGAGTCTTTTGCAGACATCCATATTCCAAGGCATACTCCACCAGATTCTGAAACAAAGCATGAAGCAACGAAGATAATTCAGAAGCCAATCGATAGTCATCTGAAAGATCTCGAGCTCCATGAAGAAATTAGAAGATTAAaggaagagaaggatgaaatGGAAACTAAAGCTGTGATAATGGAGGATGTTTACAGAATAAATTACAAAGGATTGATGGGAAGGCTACTCACTCATTTCTTCGATGTCGAATTAGAAGTTCTTACAAGGGAGGATACATTCAGAATTGTCTTCGGTGAGCTGATCAAAGAATTGATGAGCACGAGAGAAGCTCACACTAGCGAGCAGCTCCTCAGGGAAGAGATTCGTTATATCATTCTTAGTGAAGTAATTAAAGGTATTCTGTGTGCAAATAATGCTACAAAAGACACAGAATTCAGTGGAAAGCCAGAACAAGGAAAGGACTCCCTGCTAACTAATCCCACGACAGAGATGGGATCAGATTATGTTCTCGACTCAGGAATTAGAAAGAACAGTGTTGATGACTCGAATGGGCTTGACGTTGAAGAAAGTGATGCTTTTAGATCTGCTAGCAATCTTGAGACCTCTCCACAAGGAGCAATTACTGGAACAATGCAACAAGGAGAACCAACATTGAGCTATGCCTCAATCACTGATGAGAATAACATTGTGCATGGTTCTGGAGCTTCAACCGGGatccaaaaacaaaataaaagtgaATTCTCATGCATGTCTGCAGGAATTGTTGAAAAACATTGGGATGATTTCCATTTCATGATTATGCCTGTTGAGCAGATCATACAGATGGTTGATGATTTTGGGCTGCTGACATGTGAGAAGATTAGCATAAACATATCGAGGTACTTCATTTTGCTGGATTTAATGAAATCAACATTTCATACTCTCAATCAATTATGAGAATTTGACATCCTAAATCACATTTAGTTAACACGTAAAATAAGGAATTTAAGCCTTTGTATAAATTTTCTATTAAGTTGCTATATAGCTTTAAAAGATAACCTACACAATAAAAATTATTCTTCATATCATCCGATCGATGTGCTATTTTAAAATCTAATCTTGCTCTTTATTCTCTTTATGCTTTTGTGGGATTTGTTGGAAATAACTCAAACATGGGACtcaattttgttttcttctaAGAAAAACCTATCAGATTATGTTTCAAATATAGGCTAAATCTTGACTTAGATGGGTGATCAAGCATAAGGAGATGATCCAGGCTGATCATGATTCCCTCTGTTCCAAGACTAATCTAATTCATTTTAATCAAGAATTTTATATGTCTAATATTGGTGGATAAAAGAAAAGTAAATGGTGTCTTTTACTATAACTTTGTGTTGATATTACAAATACAATCACATGTTACCTTATCATAAAATACTTAACATTTTAGtataaaatgatttaaaaaatatgcttaactatttttatatattttttaggttCTCATCTTCTACAATCAAATGCTTAACTATTTCCATTTTTTTATATCACATATTGTTTTTATTCATTTGAGGGAAGATCGATTTATATTTGTTCATTTAGCAACTACTAAATAATCTGTTATCCATGACATTCTTTCTTCTGCAATATGCACAAGAAACTATGACTTCTTAGTTTCCTATCTAATGCATGTGCAGGTTGGATAATCTAATTCATCAGTTAAATCCCATCTCAGAGCAAGTCAACATAATCAAGAGAAACGAATTACTCTATCGTAAGGCTTTCGCAAATAGATGTTACAATCTTCAAACTGCAGAAGCTGAGGTTTGGAAGCTTCAGCATTTTATGTTCATCAATCAGATAATAGTTTGCCATGGAGACCAACGGCTTAACCAAGCATTTTATGTTCATCATAATTCACATCTCATTTGAATGATGCTCTATTATTTTAATCATCTAGCAAGATAATGTGATTGGTTTTATTTTAAACTCATATTTCTGCTTATTGCTTTCGCACTTTTGATGTCAACTCAAACAATCTAAGTAGctattttttacaaaaaaattctTAGCTAGAGTTCAATGTGAATGAATACCATCCTGATCATAGTTCCAAATGCTTGGTTAAGCCATTGTTCTCCATGGCAAACTATTATCTGATTGATAACTATATTTGACGAAAACAAAATATAGAGTTGAAGGAAATAGCATAAGAAAATGGACAAATCTGGTAATCTCAAAGTCAAGTTGGAAAGGTACAGTGCGTGAAAATTTCTTAGTTGAATGAAAATGTCAGATGTTGTTAATGTCAGAATTGATTATTGTTGATTATTTACCTGTCACATGATCAAACCGACTTGGCCAACTTAATGAAGCTTATTGTGCTTTGGAAACTGATCTCCAAGGAGGTGGGTGTTCGTTCAGGATGATTCCTTCAAATCGAGTCCCTCATGATAAGAGCATTAAAGAACTTTCTGCACCTAACaccatctcaaaatggagcagcaAAAGTTAAAAACAGATCTTTCTTGGAAATGATTAGTGCTATAATAATTCGGAGAAGCCCTTCTTACTGCATGTTATATTAGTAATAGAATTATAAATAAGAAGCATTTGAAATCCtcttatgaattattgattaaaaaaatttagcATTAATTATTTTAGAGTGTGGGGTTTTATTCAATATACTTTAGATGCTGCATTGAAAAGACCTAAGTTAGGAAGTAAAACTGTTAAATCTATTTTCTTGGGTTATTCTATGCATAGTAAAGCATATGGATTTTTTAGTCTTCATTCCAATAGAGTATTTGAATCTGCACATGCTATTTTCTTTGAACACTCAACAATTAAAGATGCAAATAAGTTAGAATTAGAAAAGAATTTATCAAGTAAGTTGGATTCACATTTTGATCATGCTTCTAGTTCTAATATAGATTTATCTATTTCTGTTTATCATAACAATTTGTATGATACTAATATGATTGATAATATTGTGAGAAGACATGATGAACGTAATCTAAAGAGAGACAAAAAATgtagaattgaaaaaaaaaattagtcgtGATATGAATAGATATCTTATAGAAGAGGATCCTAAATCTTTTTAAGAAGCAATGTTTTTACCTGATGCTAATATATGGAGAAAGGGTCATGGATGATGAAATTAAATCTATATATAATAACATTACATggacccttatagaatttcctcCAAACACTAAACCTAATAGTTGCAAGTGGGTTTTGAGAAAGAAACTCAAAACTGATGGAacaattgataaatataaagcaagattattttgaattttttttctcttgtaaATAAATTTACATCTATTAGAATTATGTTTGCCATTGCAACTATGTATAATCTTAAAGTGCATCAAatagatataaaaattatatttttaaatagtgacttagaagaagaaatttacattaaCCAATTTGAGAGTTATATTGTTAAAGGTCATGCGCAGAAAGTCTGtaaattgaataaatttgataatagtatacaaaattttaaaaaaaatagttttaaaaGAATGTTGTGTGTTTACTAAAATCACTGCAGAATATGAAACACTCGTTACTCTTTGTGTTGATGGCTTACTTATTTTTGGTACTAATATAAATTGCGTAGATAAGACTAAAGAGTTTCTTGAGATAAGCTTTTGACATAAATGACTTAGGTCCTGTCAATGTCATATTGGGGGTCAAGGGTCTCAAAagaggaatcaaatttgttttaatacaatctcaTTCTATAGAAAGGGTGTTCAAAAAAATTCAATCATTTTGATTCTAAATCTTCTAAAACACCTATGGACCCTTATGTAAAACTAGTTCCAAATGAGGAAACGATAATAAATCAAAGAAAATATGCTAAGATTATTGGAAGCATCATGGATGTTATGAATCACACAACACCAGAGCTTGCATATGCAATCGGTATATTGAGCAGACTCACTAGTAACCCTAGTTAACAACACCGGAAATTATGGATTGCATTATAAATGTACAACTTCTATACTTGAGTGTTACAGTAATGCAAATTTGGTTTCCAATAGATCAAACTCTAGGTCTACTAGTGATTGTTGGTCACTCTAGATCTACTAGtgatccaagaaataaaattgtgTTGTTCTATCTTCTATGGGATCAAAGTATATTCTAATATCAATTACAAGTAAAGAGATTGTTTGGTTTAAGATATTCCTAAGAAGTATTACTATATTGTGACAATCAAGCTGCAATCCACAATACAGAGAATAAAAGGATAACATATAGCAATAAACATATTACTATCAGATATAACTTTGTTCAAAAAATCGTGAAAAAGGAAAATGTAGTATTACAATACTTACCTATGAAACAAATGCTAATAGACCCTCTGACAAAGCCTTTATCAa
The DNA window shown above is from Musa acuminata AAA Group cultivar baxijiao chromosome BXJ2-4, Cavendish_Baxijiao_AAA, whole genome shotgun sequence and carries:
- the LOC135608798 gene encoding uncharacterized protein LOC135608798 gives rise to the protein MDAFFHGLDCRLRVSGMVADSIMMGIVNSAMEDAYKKSCTEEGDLDRLIEKSRFCELAIMQLEWCLKYLQEEMDNATVDNACDREKLFCDLLETRDRLDNRLDETKLAIAEKDVELARRKESEIKLRLALELKGEEVRSLHHTLGADKRVKNDACDGFACRDDVNEDESDGHVFDELECSMGKQLRKIRGKLEHGRQALTNVMLNMRSSPRVGAANPNAGFDMDSGGLKALHELHDMAQLTLDFNDMVIDLDMLKEEVRSSFEMIVSSISVFKATTEEQRWAWNMEREIATVIIRSFVRDVRCEWAANPDTNLLSFIDELEALASQITVPLTSSIDVMDPKAQCNPLSTVPDMDEVEKDASVAGNSSPPKGDNLYGVSQGGAEDHVGGIERNVELIDSAFRAGELHNMNDLSEKSPPGNFVADLTNYHDSIRTQKIDSDREMITKVISRLEGIIKRAKSESFADIHIPRHTPPDSETKHEATKIIQKPIDSHLKDLELHEEIRRLKEEKDEMETKAVIMEDVYRINYKGLMGRLLTHFFDVELEVLTREDTFRIVFGELIKELMSTREAHTSEQLLREEIRYIILSEVIKGILCANNATKDTEFSGKPEQGKDSLLTNPTTEMGSDYVLDSGIRKNSVDDSNGLDVEESDAFRSASNLETSPQGAITGTMQQGEPTLSYASITDENNIVHGSGASTGIQKQNKSEFSCMSAGIVEKHWDDFHFMIMPVEQIIQMVDDFGLLTCEKISINISRLDNLIHQLNPISEQVNIIKRNELLYRKAFANRCYNLQTAEAEVWKLQHFMFINQIIVCHGDQRLNQAFYVHHNSHLI